DNA from Polaribacter sp. NJDZ03:
TGTCCAGAAAATCCCATGGAATTTTTTCAAACTTGGTTTCTAAAAGCCGATACATCAAACATGGTAGATGAAAGTAACGCCATGACTGTATCTTCCATTGGTTTAGATGGTTTTCCTAAAAGTAGAGTTGTTTTATTAAAAAAATTCACTTGGGAAGGTTTTATATTTTATACCAATTACAATTCGGAAAAAGGAAAAGCAATTGCAGCAAATAATAATATTTGCTTGTCTTTCTTCTGGCCTGCCTTAGAACAACAAATTATTATAAAAGGGAATGCAGAAATATTAGCAGAGAATTTATCTGATGGTTATTTTGAATCTAGACCAGACGGAAGTAAATTAGGTGCTTGGGCATCTAACCAAAGTGCTGTTGTTGCTTCTAGAGAAGAATTAGATGGCAATTTAAAACGATTAGAAGATAAATTTGAAGGAAAAGAAATAGTTAGACCCAAGCATTGGGGAGGTTATTTGGTAAAACCAATTTCTATAGAATTTTGGCAAGGGAGACCAAATAGAATGCACGATAGAATAAGATATACCTTAGAAGAAGATTTTTCTTGGAAAAAAGAAAGATTAGCACCATAAATTTTTATATTTACAACTCAACAATTAGAATTGAATGAAAACTTTATACATTGTTAGACATGCAAAATCTTCTTGGGAATACTCAGGAATAGAAGATATTGACAGGCCTTTAAAAAAACGCGGAATAAAAGACGCACATTTAATGTCTAAATTCTTAGCAAAAGAAATAGGCAGACCAGATGTTTTTGTATCAAGTAGTGCCAATAGAGCACTACATACATCTGTAATTTTTTGTGAAAACTTCGAATTTCCTTTATCTAACCTTCAAGTAAAAAGACAGTTATATAGCTTTAGTGATGGTTATTTGGTAAAAACAGTAAATGCTTTAGACGATGGTTTTAATTCTGCCATCATTTTTAGTCATGATCACGGTATCAATAGCTTTGTAAATAAGTTTGGTAACAAGCCTATTTCCCATGTATCAACTTGTGGTGTTGTAGGTATTCAGTTCGAAGATAAACATTGGAAAAATATTAAAAAAGGGAAAACGTTTATGATAGAATTCCCTAAAAACCATAAATAAAATAATTTGTTAGAAATTAAAAAATATGGTGCTATAGATATTGGATCAAATGCTATTAGATTACTTATATCCAACGTTATAGTATCTGAAGACAAAGAGCCTCAGTTTAAAAAATCTTCTCTAGTACGTGTGCCCATACGTTTAGGAGCAGATGCTTTTGTTGGCGGAATTATTAGCGAAAAAAACACTACCAGAATGATTAATGCTATGGAAGCATTTAAATTATTAATGGATGTAAATGGTGTAGAAAGATATAAAGCTTGTGCAACTTCTGCAATGAGAGAAGCTGAAAATGGAAAAGAAATTGCCGAAAAAATTTTTAATCAAACTGGAGTAAAAATTGATATTATAGGTGGTAAAGAAGAAGCAGCCATAATATCATCTACAGATCTAAATCAATTAATACAAGGAGATAGCTCTTATCTTTATGTAGATGTTGGTGGTGGTAGCACAGAATTCACCATATTTTCTGAAGGTAAAATTCTTACTTCTAAATCTTTTAAAATGGGTACGGTACGTTTGTTAAGCAACAAAAAATCTGTAAACAAAGAAATTTTTACAAACGTAGAGAAATGGATAAAGAAAAATACGAAAGATTTAAAGAAAGTCTCTTTAATTGGCTCTGGCGGTAACATTAATAAGTTATTTAAAATGTCTGGACGCGCAGAAGGAAAACCTATTTCTTATATTTATCTAAATGCTCAATATCAATTCTTAAAACAAATGACTTATGACGAACGTATCTCTGAGTTAAGTTTAAACCCAGATAGAGCAGATGTTATTATACCAGCAACCAAAATTTACTTGTCTGCAATGAAATGGAGTGGTGCTCGAAAAATTTATGTTCCTAAAATTGGACTTTCTGATGGAATAATTAAAAGCCTATTTTACAATAAGTTGTGATTTTTTTATGATTTCTTTAACATAATTTGTATTTTTGTTAGGCAAAATTGTGACTTGCTAAAAAATTGTGTGTCATATACATGAATTCAAAAATCAAAAATAAGTATATTATGAAAAAAATTTTACTAAGTGCTACACTATTAATGTTTGGAGCAGCAGCATTTGCTCAAGACTTACCAACAAATCCAGAACCAGGAAAATGTTACGTACGTTGTAAAACTCCAGAAGTTTGGAAAAACGAAGATGTAACTATTGAAGTGGCTCCAGCTTATAAGAAAATTGTTACACATCCTGCAGAATACAATACTGTTACAGAAAGAGTTTTAATTAAAGAAGCTGGACAACGTTTAGTTGTTGTTCCTGCAGTTTGGGAAGACAAAACAGTAAACTATACTGCTAAAGTAGACGCAAACAAATTAAGTGTAATTAATGCTACTTTTAACCCAGATTCTCAAACGATAGAAACAAAAGCGGCTTCTGCAAATTGGGAAATGAGTGAAAAAGCACCTGATTGTGAGTCTAGCGATCCTAACGATTGTAGATACTGGTGTTTTGTGCCGGTTCCTGCTCAATTTGTAACTGTACCTTTAACTAAATTAGATAAAGACGCAAGTACTGTATCTAACAAAGTTCCTGGATATGATAAAACATATACTACTAAAGTAATGGTAACGCCACCTACTACTAAATCTATTGAAATTCCTGCAGAATATGGAAGCATCAACAAAACAGTTTTAGTTAAAGATGCATGGCAAGAAGAAGTTACTGTTGCTGCGAAGTACCAAACTGTAACTAAAGAAATCTTAGTTAATAAAGGTGGATTAACAACTTGGAAAGAAGTTGAATGTGCATTAGTTAACAACACTATTTTACCAATTAATTGGAATTTAGGAAGCGCTACTTTAACTTCTGCTGCTAAAGGAATTATCGATACAAGATTATTACCTGTATTAAAAACAGGTGTATCTGTAGCTTTAGAATCTCATACAGACTCAAGAGGAACCAAAGCATCTAACCAAGACTTATCTGAAAGAAGAGCACAAGCAGTAACTAACTATTTAATTTCTAAAGGTGTAAACCCAAGTAAATTAACTGGTAATGGTTACGGTGAAGCTAAATTAACAAACAGATGTGCAGATGGTGTTTCTTGTACAGAAGCACAACACAGAGCAAATAGAAGAACTACGTTTAGAGT
Protein-coding regions in this window:
- the pdxH gene encoding pyridoxamine 5'-phosphate oxidase; its protein translation is MSKDLSNYRKSYEKQELLESTCPENPMEFFQTWFLKADTSNMVDESNAMTVSSIGLDGFPKSRVVLLKKFTWEGFIFYTNYNSEKGKAIAANNNICLSFFWPALEQQIIIKGNAEILAENLSDGYFESRPDGSKLGAWASNQSAVVASREELDGNLKRLEDKFEGKEIVRPKHWGGYLVKPISIEFWQGRPNRMHDRIRYTLEEDFSWKKERLAP
- a CDS encoding histidine phosphatase family protein translates to MKTLYIVRHAKSSWEYSGIEDIDRPLKKRGIKDAHLMSKFLAKEIGRPDVFVSSSANRALHTSVIFCENFEFPLSNLQVKRQLYSFSDGYLVKTVNALDDGFNSAIIFSHDHGINSFVNKFGNKPISHVSTCGVVGIQFEDKHWKNIKKGKTFMIEFPKNHK
- a CDS encoding Ppx/GppA phosphatase family protein, whose amino-acid sequence is MLEIKKYGAIDIGSNAIRLLISNVIVSEDKEPQFKKSSLVRVPIRLGADAFVGGIISEKNTTRMINAMEAFKLLMDVNGVERYKACATSAMREAENGKEIAEKIFNQTGVKIDIIGGKEEAAIISSTDLNQLIQGDSSYLYVDVGGGSTEFTIFSEGKILTSKSFKMGTVRLLSNKKSVNKEIFTNVEKWIKKNTKDLKKVSLIGSGGNINKLFKMSGRAEGKPISYIYLNAQYQFLKQMTYDERISELSLNPDRADVIIPATKIYLSAMKWSGARKIYVPKIGLSDGIIKSLFYNKL
- a CDS encoding OmpA family protein, giving the protein MKKILLSATLLMFGAAAFAQDLPTNPEPGKCYVRCKTPEVWKNEDVTIEVAPAYKKIVTHPAEYNTVTERVLIKEAGQRLVVVPAVWEDKTVNYTAKVDANKLSVINATFNPDSQTIETKAASANWEMSEKAPDCESSDPNDCRYWCFVPVPAQFVTVPLTKLDKDASTVSNKVPGYDKTYTTKVMVTPPTTKSIEIPAEYGSINKTVLVKDAWQEEVTVAAKYQTVTKEILVNKGGLTTWKEVECALVNNTILPINWNLGSATLTSAAKGIIDTRLLPVLKTGVSVALESHTDSRGTKASNQDLSERRAQAVTNYLISKGVNPSKLTGNGYGEAKLTNRCADGVSCTEAQHRANRRTTFRVVNEK